From Saccopteryx leptura isolate mSacLep1 chromosome 3, mSacLep1_pri_phased_curated, whole genome shotgun sequence, one genomic window encodes:
- the CTXND2 gene encoding cortexin domain containing 2: MDDPSLSSSVDVDKGFAIAFVVFLFLFLIVMIFRCGKLVKNPYKASFTTTEPCLS, from the coding sequence ATGGATGATCCAAGCCTGTCCAGCAGTGTTGATGTAGACAAAGGCTTTGCCATTgcctttgttgtttttctgtttcttttcctaaTAGTGATGATTTTTCGGTGTGGCAAGTTGGTGAAGAATCCTTATAAGGCCAGTTTTACAACCACAGAACCATGTCTGAGCTGA